In the genome of Candidatus Electrothrix rattekaaiensis, the window GGGATTATGACGATGCCCTGCATGTGGAAGAGCTTGAGAACGGTGATATCATGGTCGGGATTCATATCTCGGATGTCAGCTATTTTCTCACCCCTAAAGATCCTTTGTTTCTGGAAGGCATGGAGCGGGCCACCTCCCTTTATTTTCCTGAAGGACAGATCCCTATGATGCCCAGAGAGCTTTCTCAGGGCGTGTTCAGCCTGATTAAGGACAGGGTGCGTCCGGCGATCAGTTTTCTGGTCAAGGTTTCGCCAGATGGTGAGATCAGGAACAGCAGAATTGTCCCCAGTGTTATCCAGGTAAAACGTCAGCTCAGTTACACTGAGACGGATAGAATGATGGAAACAGACCCGGATTTGAGCCTGCTCAACCGGGTTCGTCAGCAGCTCCGCCTGAAGCGGGTTGAGCGCGGGGCATTGCTCCTCTCCTTTCCTGATGTTAATATCTATGTCAATAATCAGGGCAAGGTTTCTGTCAATCTCAGCCCCTCGGACAGCCCTTCCAGGAATCTGGTCTCAGAATGTATGATCCTAGCTAACGGGGTGGCTGCTGACTATCTTGCTGCCCAGGAAGCACCGGGCTTGTTTCGTTCTCAACCGCCTCCCAGGAAGCGTCTGATCTCCGGGGTGCAGAACAGCCTCCAGGATATTGCCTGCCAGCGCCGTTTTCTCGCACGGGGAGAGCTGACTGTTCATCCCAAACCCCATTCCGGCCTGGGCTTGAATTGTTATACAACCATTACCTCGCCCATCCGTCGTTTTCTTGATACGGCCATGCAGCTCCAGATTTCGCACATGATTCACGGACGGGGCATGTTGTTTTCCGCAGATATATGCAAGAATTTTGCCGGGACGATTCAGCAGAAGCTGGGCCGGGCCAATAAGGTGCGCCAGCAGCGACATCGTTATTGGATCCTGCGCTATTTAGAGGAGTTGGTCGGGCAAAGGGTTTCTGCTCTGGTGGTCAGTCATGGTCCCAAACGGGTTAGCCTGCTCTTGATGGACTGCCTGTTTGATATCGACCTTTCTGCCAATTCTTCTTTTCCTGTGGAACCCGGTGATACAGTTAAGGTACGCATCAGCAAGGTCGATGCCCTAGATAACACTCTGCGTGTGGATTGGTGAGCATTCTCGAAGAACAGTTCCGAGGGTTTGCTGTAAAAATATCAAGAAAAAATGAAATGAATACGTTAAAATAATGGGAAGAATAATCGGAACAGGAGGACGCAACAGAGAAGAAGAGTCTGAATCCTTTCACCTCTGCTTGAACCAGACCGGCCCTGAAAAAATAATGAAACCGGATAAGCCCGAAGAAGAACCGTATAAAGACAAATACAGTCTTCTGGAGAATCTACGAAAGTCCTTCTCTGATCCCTCCCTGTCGCAGGAAATCCTGCGGAAAAACGGTTGCGCTCTGGCCGAGGAGTACACGGCAATGCTGCAACAGCTTACCCGTTTTGCCCAGGTGAGCGATACCACCCAGCGTAAGCTGCTCAACGCGGATATCAAGATACAGGAACAGCAGCAAGAGCTTGAAAGAAAAAATGCTCGCTTGGAGCGGGAAATTGCCGAACATATCGAACTGAGAAGACAGCTCCAGCAACGGACGGAAGAGCTGACCGCGACCAATAACCGCCTGACCAGAACCATCAGCGAGCTGACTCAGCGTAATCTTGAGATCATGACCCTGCAACAGCTCGGTGAATTTCTCCAGGCCTGTGAGTCTGAAGAAGAAACTTTTCACGTCCTGATCAGCACCTGCCGACGCCTGTTTCCTTCAGATGCAGGTTATCTCAGCCTGCTGGATGATTCCATGAAATCGCTCAGAGTTGTCGGCTCCTGGGGCGACAGTAGGTACAAACATCTTGAATTTGATCAGCAGCAATGCTGGGCTGTCCGACGGGGAAAGGTGCATGCTGTTCAGGATCCTCAGATCACCCCAGTCTGTCCGCATGTGGGGGGGGGCTTAGATGAGAGTTCTCTCTGTGTTCCCATGACGGCGCATGGACAGGTGCTTGGCATGATGCATCTGCTGATATGTTCAGGACACGTGGAGCAGAGACAGAGGGAACAGGAGCAGTTATTTGAGGCAAAGAAACATCTGTTTGTGAGTATGGCAGATCGCTACGCCATGAGCCTGACGGATTTAAGGTTGCGAGAAACCTTGAAGGTCCAAGCCATTCGGGATCCCTTGACGGGCTTGTATAATCGTCGCCATATGGAAGCTTCATTTCATCGTGAGATCAGTCGGGCACAGCGCCATGATGTGCCGCTTGGGGTGATCATGATTGATATTGATCATTTTAACGTATTCAATGATACCTATGGCCATGACTTGGGCGACAAGGTACTCAGTGAAATCGGAGCGTTTATCCTGGAGCATGTTCGTGACGAGGACATTGCCTGCCGTTACGGCGGGGAAGAAATTATTCTTCTTCTTCCCGGAGCATCCTTGCAAAATACCCATCGGCGAGCAGAACAGTTACGTGCAGGTATCGAAGGGCTGGCCGTGGAAATGTATGATGAGGAACATACCGTAACCGCCTCCTTGGGTGTTGCTATTTTTCCAGAACACGGAGCAAGCATCAAGGAGGTGATCCGGGCTGCTGATTGTGCTCTGTATGAAGCGAAAAACAAGGGGCGAAATCGGGTTGTTATTGCAGCCAAATATTTTCCGACCTCCTATAAAGACGAGGACGAAGAAATGTTCTGATCAGCTTGACAGAGAACTGATGAGGCCGGTTTTCGTGGGTCAGGCAAGGGGAATGCAGGCCGCTGTTCCTGCTTGACAGGGAGCCTGCGGGTTGGTATCACATAATAAGGAAAAGAATGACTCCCGGCCCCAAAAACCAGAGAACATAATGAAAAAAAAACGAACAATATGTCTTAATTCTTTCATAATTTTATCCATCTACCTCACCTGTTTTTTTCCACAATCTGTTTTTGCCCAGGAGGAACCTGATGATGTGCTGACAACCGTTAATGAAGCACTCAGGCAGTATACACTCGGTGATTTTTCCGGGGCGATCTCCAATTTGGATTATGCCACCCAGCTGATACGCCAGAAAAGAAGCGAGCGTATGAAGGCCCTGCTGCCTGAGCCATTGAGCGGCTGGCAGGCCAAGCCCGCCACGGCCCAGGCCCTAGGCACAGCAGTTTTCGGGGGTGGGGTGACAGTGAGTCGTGATTACTTTACGGACAAGGGAGCATCCCTTTCTATTGAAATGGTTTCAGACTCGCCAGTGCTCCAATCCATTATGACTATGCTCAACAATCCCATGTTTGCCGGAGCTGCTGGCGGTATCATCAAAACCGTCAACCGGCAGCGTGCTATGATCAAATATGATGAAAAGGAGCGTAAGGGTGAAATTGACATTGTGGTTGCCAGCCGCTTTATGGTCACCGTGAAAGGGCATGGGATTGAACGGGAGACCTTGCTGAAATTTGCCGAGTCTATTGATTTTGATGGGTTGTCCAAGAATTGAGCAGAATCTTTTTGGCTCAGAAAAATAATGTCCTCCCGGGGAGTGCTTCAAAAGTTTTTCCTGTGTGAGGCAAGTCCCCTGTTATCCTAACCGGAATTGGCCTTCTTCTTAGGGTGACAGGGGCTTTTTTTATCCTGTTGTGAATTTCAGGGATGACCCGAGCGAGAACAATTTCCTTTTATACTTACCTTGTATATGTACAATGAGCGAACAGCAGACAAAACAGCCCTATAATCGGCCTGTCACAGATGAGGCTATTTTAAAGGTGACCAAGGAAATCATGGTCAAGTTTATTGAAATCGGTCGGGTAACGCCGGGTAATTTTGAGGAGCATTACGAGCGGGTCTTTAACGCGGTCAGGAAATCGGCAAAGGAGCTGTCGTGACAACTCGGCTTGATCCACAACTTGATCCGCAGCTCAATGCTGCACCGGATGCTGTCCGCCATATCCATATTATGGGGATTTGCGGAACCGGTATGGCCGCCATAGCCGGGATGATGAAGGAGAGCGGCTACAGGGTCACGGGTTCGGATCAGAATGTCTATCCGCCCATGTCCGACTTTCTTGCTCAGGCCGGAATCGATGTTATGCAGGGCTATGTGCCGGAGAATCTGGAGCCGCGCCCGGATCTGGTCATTGTCGGCAATGTGATCCAGGCGGTGTTCCCGGAAGCGCAGCGTCTTGCTGAGCTGGGTATTCCGTACTTGTCCATGCCCCAGGCCCTGGGCCATTTTTTTCTGGGAGGAGAAGAACCGAAAAAGTCTCTGGTAGTTGCTGGAACCCACGGCAAAACCACGACCTCATCCCTGCTGGCTTCAGCCCTGCATAGGGCGGGCTGCTCGCCCGGTTTTCTTATCGGCGGGATTGTCGAGGCCTTTGGTCGCAATTATCAGCTCGGGAAAGGGGACTATTTTGTCGTGGAAGGGGATGAGTACGACACGGCATTTTTTAATAAGGTCTCCAAGTTCCTCCATTACCGCCCCCATTTCGCCATCCTGACCTCTATTGAATTTGATCACGCAGATATCTTTACTGATCTTGCAGCGATTAAGGATTCCTTTACCTGTTTTGTCCGCCTGATTCCTGAAGACGGAGCCTTGGTCGCCTGCATGGATGATCCTGTGGTTGCCGAGATTGCCGCCCGATGCACCGGCCCGGTGATCAGCTACGGAACCGGCACAGACTGCACTTGGCAATTACGCGACCTGACGGTCAACGGACTCAGTTCCTCTTTTGCCGCGTACAAGGACGATGTGCTCTTCGGTGCATTCACCCTGCCCATGCCCGGTCGCCATAACGGACTCAATGCCCTAGCTGTAATCGCTCTTATGGATCATCTCGGCATCAGTCAGAAGGCTATCAGAGAAGGGTTGGCCTCCTTTGAGGGAATCAAGCGGCGGCAGCAGATTCGGGGAGAGGTTGACGGCATTACAGTGATTGATGATTTTGCTCATCATCCCACTGCGGTTCGAGAAACCGTACAGGCTCTGCGGATGGCCTGGCCGGATCGCCGCCTGCTCATTGTCTTTGAACCGCGAACCAACTCCAGCCGGCGGGCGGTGTTTCAGCAGCAGTACGAGCAGGCCTTTAACGGGGCTGATCAGGTTTTGGTGCGGGAGATTGTGCCGCTGACCAATGTGCCTGCTGATGAACAGTTTTCTTCCCAACAATTAGTAGCTGCCCTGGATAACCAAGGAATTTCTGCTGAGTATTTTCCTGATACTGCTGCGATCCTCGTCGCTCTTGCGGAGCAGGTTCGGTCCGGTGATGTTGTCGCAATCCTCTCCAATGGCGGCTTTGATAATATTCATGAGCAGCTGCTGGGGCTTCTCAGAAAGAGGACGAACTGTTGACGGAACCGGGATCGTTCTTCATGAAAGGCAAAAGATACTGTCTTGTTCGCCAGAAAACAAGTATACTCCAAACAGCACATTGTGGTCTGCAAAGGGGCCTGAACATCAAAAGGAAAGGTGGATATAATGAGCTTAATTAAATGGAATGACAGCTTAAGTGTGAATGTGGTGAGGATTGACCAAGAGCATAAAAAACTTGTGGAAATGATCAATGAACTCACTGATGCCATGAAGGCGGGGCAAGGTAAGGATGTTCTCGGAAAGATTCTGGACGGGCTGATCAGCTACACAGCCTCCCATTTTCAACTGGAGGAAAAATATTTCCAGCAGGTGAAATATCCCGATGCTGCTGCGCATAAACAAGAGCATGCTGCCTTTGTGCAGAAGGTAACCGAGTTTAAAAAAGAATTTGATGCGGGCAGGGCAACAGTGTCTGTGAATATTTTGCAGTTTCTCAGTAAATGGCTGCAAAACCATATCAAGGGAACTGATCAGAAGTACAGTAGTTTTTTTAACGAAAACGGTATTAAGTAGCTCTCCCTCTTTTCTCTCCCGCGAGATCGGATGCAGATAAATACCGGGGCGGAGCACCGGTCCGTCTCCGTCCTGCTGCACAACATCTCTCTCATACTTTTTCCTGTTGCCTTTCTTTTTTCTGTATCGCATCCCCTATCTTAGGGGATGCGATCTCCTCGGCTCCCTGTTGAACAATAAACATCGCGGCAAGAATCAACCCCACTCCCGGTAAAACCCGTACTGACGGCAGGGGGTTGCCAAGTCCCCATTCGAGCAGGACGATAAAGGGCGGATAGAGATAGCTGTAGGCCATGACCCTGGTCGGCCCCAGAGAAAGGGTGCAGAGCTGGCTGAGAAAAAAGGTGATAATGGTTGAGAAGACGGACAGGTAGATGATGCCGTACCAGATGTTAAGGGGTACCTTGCCCCAAGGCACTGATGGCAGCTGATACCCGCAAAAGAGCAGGAGCCAGCCGCTGCCGGTGACCAGAATCCAGAAGGTCATCAGCGACATGGGTTCTTCCTGGTGGAAGAACTTGACCAAGGGCGTGTAGAAGGCCATGAGCAGGCAGCTTCCGAAAAAGATGAGATCGCCGGAGTTGAGGTTAAAGGCCAGCAGTTCGGTCAGGCTGCCGCGAAACAAGACCCAGATCGCGCCGAGAGTGGCCGGGATCATGGCGATAAGCCTGTATTTTCCTAATCGTTCCTTGAGAAGGACGGCACTGTACAGCCCGGAGATACCCGGAACCAGGGTGAATATTACCCCGGTGTTCAGGGCCGTGGTGGAGCGCATGGCGAGGAACATGAGCCAGAAAAAGCCGGTCAGGGTGAAGCTGATGCAGGCATAGCCGAACAGGCGTTTTCTCTCCGGCAGATGCAGCCCATATTTGGAGTGGATATAGGGCAGAAAGAGCAGGGCCGCGATAACGAAACGCAGCAGGGTCAGGACTGCCGGGTCCATAGCATCGGTAATGGCCTTGCTCACCGTGAAGGAGGTGGAGACCAGCCCGGCGCAGAGCAGCATCATGGCGTGAATCGGCCAGAGGGTCTTTTGTTTGACGGTCATTGTGTTGTGTTGTTGCGCAATGTTGTAAGGGCACGGTGCGTTGTGCCCCTGCGATTACCACCCGGCGCGTTGCAATCGGGTGGCATCCATGTTCCTTCAGGGCAGAAGGGCCGATGCCCTGTACCCCAACCGGGTAATATTTAACCACCTGTAGGGGGAGACCTATGTGTCTACCCGGAAATAGAAAGGGCAAACACGGGGATTTGCCCCTACGCCCCCGGCGATAAATCAACACAATCCTGTAGGGGTAGACCCCTGTGTCTACCCGGAAACATACAGGGCAGGCACGGGGACCTGCCCCTACGCCGCCCAACGACATCCCCAGCCATGACCACCCGGCGCGTTCCGTAGGGGCGACCGGCCGGTCGCCCCTACACCCGCCGCTTGGCCCGCACCTGCTCCAGGCCACCACGATATTTCTCTAAGGAAGGATGATTGATAGCCTCTGCAATCTCCACAGCCAGGGCGATGTATTCCTCGGCCTTAGCAAGGTCGCCCATATCTCTATAGGTGAGGCCGATGTTCCAGCAGGTTACCGCCTCTCCGGCCCGGTCACCCAGCTCCCGGCGTATCGCCAAGGCTTTCTTGTAATACTCCACCGCCTTGCCCGGCTCACCCTTGGCATCGTAGATAGTGGCAATGTTGTTCAGGGTTTGCCCGACGCCGATCTCATCGCCAGCCTCCTTCCTGATAGGTAGGCATTGCTCCAGATACGGCAGTGCTGTGTCCCACTCACCTTGGTGCATATAAACATTGGCGATATTATTCAGGGTCATGCCTTCCCCCTTCCGGTCGCCGACCTCCCGCCGGATGCTCAGGCTCTGCTGATACTGCTCCAGGGCCTGCTCGTACTTGCCCAGATCGTCATAGATCGCGGCCATGTTATTCAGGGTCACGCCTTCCTCCTTGCGTGCTCCCAGCTCGCGCCAGAGGGATAGGCTCTGCTCATACCAGTGCAGGGCCTGCTCCTTCTCCCCACGATTATCGCAGGTGTAGCCCAGCTCATTCAGGCACCATGCCTCATCCCGGCGGTCTTCAGCCTGCCGGGCCGCAGTCAGGCGCATTTCTACAGCGGCCAGCTTCTCTGCCCACCAGCCCTGCCGGTCAAGGTAGATGTCGATTGCCCCGACCAAGCCTTGCACCTCCTGCCACAGCTCCCCATCCAGGCAAGCCGCAATCAGGCGCAGGCAATGCGCCCGCTCGTCATCCAGCAGGGCATATCCGGGCAGACCCGCCGCGGTCTGTTCCTCGCACCAGGCAATATAATAGGCAGCCACCCGCGCCAGGGCATCCGTGCTCAGGCACAGGTGGTTGCGAGCGTAGGTATGAATCAGGGCATGGTTTATCTTCCAGCCCTTCTCTCCCGGCTCCAGCAGACCGTATCGCACCAGCTCACCCAAGGCATCCATGCTGCGGAGCTCAAGCTCGTCCTCGTCCTCACCCTCTTTGTACAGAGTCAGGGCAAAGGGTATCAGGGTGATGGGCGCAAAGGCGAAGGTTCCTGCCAGCCGCAAAGCCGCCACTGCATCTGTACTCACCTGGGCCATGCTCCGCTCCAGAAGCAGGGCCGCATTCTCTTCCTGGTGTGTCCCTTTGCCCAGCCGCTTAAACGGCACCTTGGCAAGAAAGCGCAGGTAAGCTGCCGGATCTTCACCCGTGCTGCTGATATAGCGCCCGGCAATACGCAGAGCCAGAGGCCAGCCGACCAGCAGGCGGCAGATCTCCTGCACGGTCTCGGTATCTGCGTCAGTGTTACTGTGCAGCCGGAATACCTGCTCTGCGGGTTGCTCCTTCAGCCGCTTGACCGACACCAGCGTACCATGCTTATCCGACCGATCCCTGGTGGTGATCAGTACCCCGCAGCCACCGCAGCAGCGGAACACGGCAGTCAGATCGTCGGCCTCCTCGGCCCCGTCCAGGATAATAAGTGCCTGCTTGTTGCTCAGGAGACGGAAAACCCCAGCCGGGCTGGTGTCCTGATGATCATCCGCATAGCTGTACACCAGGTGGTCAAAGGCCGGGTCAACAGCTGGCTGACCATAGAAGGAGTAGAAGATGATGCCATCCGGAAAGCAGGCAGGGGGCTTGTCCTCAGGGGCCAGCTTCCAGGCGGCCTCAATAGCCAGGGCGGTCTTCCCCATGCCGCCGAGACCGCAGAGGGTCACGGCCTTGCCCGGCTGGAGCATGGGCAGCAGATCCTTGAGTATGTCATCCCTGCCTTTAAAGTACTCGACCCGTGGCCGTCGCTGGAGCGGGATGCCCTGGGGGGTGCGGGCGTATATGTTGAAATTGATACCGCCCTCAATATGGGCATTGTTACCCTGAATGCCAGTTTGTTGGTTCATAGCCTTCCCTCGGAGGGACACGGCATGCCGTGTCCCTACAGCTTCATCCCTGGTTATGACTGCCCGCCGAAATGAATACCGCCTTCCACCTTGGCATTGTCACCCTGCACGCCGATCTGTACCTGATACTTGATCAGCGACTCCCTTCCGGCACCACTCTCCTGCAAGGCCTGAACCAAGAGCTGCGCCGCCTGCTGCAATGCCTCATTGTCTGCTGCACCGGAGTCTTTCATTACCTCTGCCAGCGGTGCCTGCCACACCTCCGGCTTCTGCTCAATCATGGCTAAGGCGGTCTCTCCCTCCGGCCTCTTGCGTTCCGCAAACCACTGCTTCACCTTGGCCTTCAAGCCATCATAGGCATCCTTAGCTCCTGCCTTGACGGCCTCATTGGTCGCCGTGGTTGCTGCTCCTGCCAATAACGCTGCTGTGATGGGGTCCATGCCGGTCTCCGTATGTTGAATTGTCATGTGGATAGATTCCCCTATGATACCCTGTTCATGCCTTTGCAACAACAAGGAAAGATGGAGGGGTGTCAGGAGGGAAGGCCAGGGATACCCTCACCGGGAGTATAACGCTTGTCTCAATTCGAGTATAACGCTTGTCTCGATTCGAGTATAACGCTTGTCTCAATTCGAGTATAACGCTTGTCTCGATTCGAGCATAACGCTTGTCTCAATTCGAGTATAACGCTTGTCTCGATTCGAGCATAACGTTTGTCTCAATTCGAGCATAACACTATACTCCCCAAACCCTGCGCCGCAGGGATTTGTTGCGGATCGACTCTACGATTCCCCATCATACCTCCAATCTCTGTATTTCCGCAACCTGTACGGGCGGTTCGCGAACCGCCCCTGCACAAAGAGTGTATCGAGTGATAAAACGAAAGAGTATCGGGCGAGGAAATGAAAGAGCATCGGGTGATCGGGATCAGGTGCATCGTACGATGGAGTGAGAGAGCATCAGGCGAGGGAGTTGAAAAAATATACCTTGTGGCAAGGATGGAATAACGGTAACATACTGCTACGAAAGAACTTAGAAAATAAGGAGTGCAGCATGAATACCGGCTTAACCGTGCGTCTTCCGAAATCATTGCATGAACAGATAAAGCAGCTTGCCAAGACCGAAGGTGTTTCAATGCATCAATTCTTGGTCACAGCAGCAGCCGAGAAAATGTCCGCCCTTTTAACGCAAAGCTATCTTGAGCGGGAAGCAGCAAAGGGGCAACGACAGGATTTTGATAAGGTACTCAGCGCAGTTCCTTCCGTTGAACCAGAGCCACAGGATAAACTGATCTGAAGGGGGCTTGGTAAAAAGCGAGGCCACCCAAGCAGCCTCGCTGTTCTTCGTTTTACTGACAAGCTAACATCTGCTCATTCAACCGCTCAGCCTGAAGGCAGAACGCCTCCATTCGGGCCTCGATGAGCTGCGGAAAGGGGTTGCCATCGGTCTCAATGGCAATAAAAGGCAGCTTGCGATCCTTGTCCAGGATGGCCTGCCAATGGCCTGCCTCACCGTTCATCATGGCCTTCTTTTCCGTGGTGGTGAACTTCTCGCTCAACACCGCTTCTGCGACCCGCGAGGGCATACAGCCAAAGGGACCGATAGAGATAATCCCGCAGGAGGGATGAAGGATTTCATGTACGGCTGAACCTACGGTGAGGATGGCTTCACCGGTGAGATAGGGGGAGATGAATTTTTCCCCGGCTTCAATGATCGGCTCAACCGGTGCCTGTCCCTCATAAAAGAACAGCCCCGAAGTTGCAAGCCGTTTGCGGATGCCGTGGTCGAAATACCTTTTTATCTGCCTGCGGACAGTGGCCCCCATGCTCGGTTTCCCCTCTATACTCTGCTGAATCAGCCAGTCAGTATACTTAACCCATTCATTGATTGTTGCTGTACGTACAATCATGCCCCGGTCAGCCAGCGATTCAATGAGGTTCTGGAGCGAGATGGGATCGTGGCGCACGTAGATTTCGCCGATCAGCGAGATCTTGGGAAAGTGCATATAGGGCTTTTTCAGTTGAATGCTGCGCAACCGGGTCGCACTTCGTGACAGTTGCGAGGCAATGACAGGCCAGCGGCGGTGCATGACCGCTGTGATGGCATCAAACTCCTCGTGAAGAATCTGCAAACCCGCCTCCCGGTCCTCGGCCCCGGCCAGCACGGTTGACCACATCTCGTCAAACAGGTCGCCTATCACCACAGCCCGCCACGCAGCCCGGAGAAAAGCATCGTTCAGCCCCTGATATCCGTTTGTACAGGTAGGTGTAAATACCGCTGTGTTTGTAATTTTATGTTCCTCAATCAACCTATTGGTGTAAACATAATACTGGCCGAAGCGGCAGGGGCCGTCCGCGCCCGGCATGTAGTACACCAGTACTTCATCTTCTTTACGTGCTTTGACCCGGTTAAGTAAAGACCCCACTGTCGTCTGTAGGGGCAGACATTCTTTGCATGAGGCATGACCCCGACCTAATTTAAGGACTTCTTTATCCGCAGGCGGCAGGGCTTCGGCCTGAATGCCGACCCTTCTGAAGGCGGCAGCCAATAACGGGGTGGCATAGCGACTCATGGCCGGAACCAGCATCCGCACTTTGGGATCGGTCAGTGGGAGCCAGCGGGCATCCGAAGTGCGGACTCCGGTCACGCCGTTCCGCTCTTCAAGCTCTGCCGCCCGGAAGGGCTGTTCTTCAACCTGCGCCGAAGGAGCCTTTTTCCGAATCTCCCGGTAATAGCGGATAATATCCAGGAATGCCTCAATCCGGGTTTCCAGACCCGCATCTGCGGTATGGCTGTCCAGCTCCAAGGTCAGGGAGGGCTTGCGGCCCATGATATTCCTAAAAAAGCTGACCAGAAAGGAGTCGGGACCGCAGGAGAAATTGGTGATATAGGTGGCGTAGAGCTGCGGATGGCGTTCGACAAAACGGGCACCCTTGAGGATCATCTGGCCTGTTGCCCAGTACATATTCTCGTCGTCCGCCAGTTTTTCCTCCCAATAGGGCAGCATGTCAAAGGGAATCACGCTGATGCCCCGGCTGGCGAACTTGGCCGGAATCCCTTTATTGGCCACAGAGGCAAAGGCGTTATAGGGACGACCAAAGACAACCGTGCCGAATTTTTCCGGGTCCGCCTCAATGGCGGCCAGACCCTGTCTGCCGATCTCCCGGATGTCCTGGGTAAAGGATTCCTGGGCTGCACCCGCTGCCTTCAGAGCGGCATCAGCTTTGTCCGGGCCAGCACCCAGTTTGCGGGCCAGCTTTCTGAAAGCTGGCTGATCAGCCGTATTGCCGTAAGAAAAATCCAGCACCTGATGAATAACCTTGCTGCTTTCCTCCAGAGCCGGAAAAGCGGTGCGCAGATAATAAGGTTCCCCTTGAACCAAGACGCAGGTACAGGAGGTCATGTCCGGCTCGCCCGTATCCAGGCCCCGGAGATGGGGCATGACAATGTAATCCGGTTGTTCCGCCAGCAGGGCTGCTGCGTAATTATGGGCTATCTCCACAGGATAGCAAAAGGCCGCTCCCTGTTGATCCATGCCCTTGGGATCTTCTTTGGAGGGCAGGGTGAGGCGAAAACCCAGTTCCGCAAAAAAGGCGTTGAAGAAAGGGAAATAGGTGTTCAGGAGAAAGGAGCGGTTCATGCCCACAGTGGGCCGGGTGTCTGCCGAATCAGCCGGAGCCAGATCCCGGAAGACCCGCTGCTCCCGTTTGATCACCAGATTCAGGTCTTCGGTTTTAACCTGGCGGTTATGGATCAGGTTGTCGTAGCGGTTGCAGATCCCACCAAAGGGATAGACCTTGTCTTTGATTTTGATCCGGGATATCTCGCAGCCCCGGTCACAGTCCTTGCCGCCGCCGCAGGTGAAGGGTTCGCCGTATTGCACGTCACGGGCAATCAGCTCCTGTAAATCATACTCCTGGGACTTGAGCAGGCCCTGTTCCATGCGCCGCTCCACCTCCAGGGCCACGCCGAAGGCACCCATCAATCCGGCTTCCGAGGGAACCACCACATGCTTGCCGGTCAAGCTGGCCATAGCCGCTGGCACGGCTTTGTTGTAACAGACTCCGCCCTGGACAAAGACCTTCTTGCCTACTGGTCGGTTGCCTTTGACCCGATTATTATAGTTCATGCCGATGGAGTAGACCAGCCCGGCCACGATGTCTTCCAAGGGCACGTTTTCCTGGACCGAACGCTTGATATCCGAGCCGATAAAGGCGGCGCATTGATCGCTGAAGTTAGGCGGAGCCGTGGCCTGGAAGGCGGTGTCGCCGATCTCGGTTACAGCTAGGCCCAAGCTTTCTTTAGCCGCCTCTTCCAGAAAGGAGCCGGTCCCGGCACTGCATGCCTCGTTCATAGCATAATCGCTGGGAACCCCGTTGGTGATGTAGGTGTACTTGGCATCC includes:
- a CDS encoding acyl-CoA dehydratase activase, encoding MKSLGICAGASSISLAGLEQNTSEKKLLFAQSRAHDGNPRKVLREMLEQIDGLQEYRISATGRKFRNMLNFSGIAEPEAVELATGFLLPPDHPYRVVISVGGETTMVYHLDDDGRVNAIHTGNKCASGTGEFFLQQLGRMSITLNESGQMDLPEKPYKVSGRCSVFCKSDCTHALNKGIPKDQVVAGLSRMMSGKVMELLKKLPKDAVMLVGGCVGNQAMVHYLREALPDLYIPEEASAFEALGAALWAMENETQPFTSLNAIFTDQQAGLATLPPLSECQHLVDYKHQERGIAQEGDRTILGLDVGSTTTKGVLMRRSDKAIIAAEYLRTNGDPIGASKNVYKSLADQVAAQITTQAEATVVIEGLGVTGSGRQIAGLHALTDGVINEIVAHATAAVHFDPEVDTIFEIGGQDAKYTYITNGVPSDYAMNEACSAGTGSFLEEAAKESLGLAVTEIGDTAFQATAPPNFSDQCAAFIGSDIKRSVQENVPLEDIVAGLVYSIGMNYNNRVKGNRPVGKKVFVQGGVCYNKAVPAAMASLTGKHVVVPSEAGLMGAFGVALEVERRMEQGLLKSQEYDLQELIARDVQYGEPFTCGGGKDCDRGCEISRIKIKDKVYPFGGICNRYDNLIHNRQVKTEDLNLVIKREQRVFRDLAPADSADTRPTVGMNRSFLLNTYFPFFNAFFAELGFRLTLPSKEDPKGMDQQGAAFCYPVEIAHNYAAALLAEQPDYIVMPHLRGLDTGEPDMTSCTCVLVQGEPYYLRTAFPALEESSKVIHQVLDFSYGNTADQPAFRKLARKLGAGPDKADAALKAAGAAQESFTQDIREIGRQGLAAIEADPEKFGTVVFGRPYNAFASVANKGIPAKFASRGISVIPFDMLPYWEEKLADDENMYWATGQMILKGARFVERHPQLYATYITNFSCGPDSFLVSFFRNIMGRKPSLTLELDSHTADAGLETRIEAFLDIIRYYREIRKKAPSAQVEEQPFRAAELEERNGVTGVRTSDARWLPLTDPKVRMLVPAMSRYATPLLAAAFRRVGIQAEALPPADKEVLKLGRGHASCKECLPLQTTVGSLLNRVKARKEDEVLVYYMPGADGPCRFGQYYVYTNRLIEEHKITNTAVFTPTCTNGYQGLNDAFLRAAWRAVVIGDLFDEMWSTVLAGAEDREAGLQILHEEFDAITAVMHRRWPVIASQLSRSATRLRSIQLKKPYMHFPKISLIGEIYVRHDPISLQNLIESLADRGMIVRTATINEWVKYTDWLIQQSIEGKPSMGATVRRQIKRYFDHGIRKRLATSGLFFYEGQAPVEPIIEAGEKFISPYLTGEAILTVGSAVHEILHPSCGIISIGPFGCMPSRVAEAVLSEKFTTTEKKAMMNGEAGHWQAILDKDRKLPFIAIETDGNPFPQLIEARMEAFCLQAERLNEQMLACQ
- a CDS encoding tetratricopeptide repeat protein produces the protein MNQQTGIQGNNAHIEGGINFNIYARTPQGIPLQRRPRVEYFKGRDDILKDLLPMLQPGKAVTLCGLGGMGKTALAIEAAWKLAPEDKPPACFPDGIIFYSFYGQPAVDPAFDHLVYSYADDHQDTSPAGVFRLLSNKQALIILDGAEEADDLTAVFRCCGGCGVLITTRDRSDKHGTLVSVKRLKEQPAEQVFRLHSNTDADTETVQEICRLLVGWPLALRIAGRYISSTGEDPAAYLRFLAKVPFKRLGKGTHQEENAALLLERSMAQVSTDAVAALRLAGTFAFAPITLIPFALTLYKEGEDEDELELRSMDALGELVRYGLLEPGEKGWKINHALIHTYARNHLCLSTDALARVAAYYIAWCEEQTAAGLPGYALLDDERAHCLRLIAACLDGELWQEVQGLVGAIDIYLDRQGWWAEKLAAVEMRLTAARQAEDRRDEAWCLNELGYTCDNRGEKEQALHWYEQSLSLWRELGARKEEGVTLNNMAAIYDDLGKYEQALEQYQQSLSIRREVGDRKGEGMTLNNIANVYMHQGEWDTALPYLEQCLPIRKEAGDEIGVGQTLNNIATIYDAKGEPGKAVEYYKKALAIRRELGDRAGEAVTCWNIGLTYRDMGDLAKAEEYIALAVEIAEAINHPSLEKYRGGLEQVRAKRRV
- a CDS encoding toxin-antitoxin system HicB family antitoxin, with the protein product MNTGLTVRLPKSLHEQIKQLAKTEGVSMHQFLVTAAAEKMSALLTQSYLEREAAKGQRQDFDKVLSAVPSVEPEPQDKLI